The segment TGCTGGTTCCGGTTGCGGCCACCGACGCCCATCTTGAACTGCTGCGCCAGATAGCCAGCATGCTCGATCGCAAGGACGTTCGTGATCGCTTGCGTGCAGCCCAGAGCAGCGAGGCCTTGTTCCAGGTCGTCCTGGACGTGCAGAACGAGCATTGAACATGCGCTTGATCATCGTCAGTGGCCGGTCCGGCTCCGGTAAGAGCACGGCCCTCGATGTCCTTGAAGACAACGGATTCTACTGCATCGACAACCTGCCCGCCGGGTTGCTGCCGCAGTTGGCGGAAAGCGCGTTGCTCAACACCGAGTTGCCGCAGCCCAAGGTTGCCGTATCGATTGACGCGCGTAACCTGCCGAGCCATTTGTCGCGTTTTCCCGAACTGCTTGAACAAGCGCGTGCCCGTCACATCCAGTGCGACGTGCTGTACCTCGATGCCGACGAAGACACGTTGCTCAAGCGCTTCTCCGAAACCCGCCGGCGCCACCCGTTGACCAATGCTGATCGCTCACTGGCCGAGGCGATCCGCGTCGAACGGGATTTGCTGGGGCCGATCGCCGATCTGGCCGACCTCAAGATCGATACCACCCGCCTGAATCTCTATCAGTTGCGCGACTCGATCAAGCTACGCCTGTTGGACAAGCCAGAGCCGGGTACGGCTTTTCTAGTGGAGTCATTCGGCTTCAAGCGGGGTATGCCGGTCGATGCCGACCTGGTGTTCGACGTGCGTTGCCTGCCCAACCCCTACTGGAAGCCAGAGCTGCGCGGGCACTCCGGCCTTGAACAGCCCGTGATTGATTACCTCGCCGCCCAGCCGGACGTCGAAGAGATGTTCACCGACATTTCCAGCTACCTGCTCAAGTGGCTGCCACGGTTCGCCGCCAGCAACCGTGCCTATGTCACCATCGCCATCGGATGCACTGGCGGCCATCATCGCTCGGTGTACCTCACCGAACGGCTGGGCCAGTTGCTCCAGCAATCTTTGAAAAACGTCCAGGTTCGCCACCGCGACCTCTAGCCCAAGGATCCGCCAGCTCATGCCCGCCCGCGAAATCACCATCATCAACAAACTGGGTCTGCATGCCCGGGCGGCAGCCAAATTCGTCGGGGTGGCCGGTCGCTTTCCCTGCCAGGTCAAGGTGGGTCGTGCACCGGACAAGCTGGTCGATGGCAAGAGCATCATGGGGGTCATGATGCTGGCGGCGGGCAAAGGCACTCAGGTCTACCTGCATACCGAAGGCGAGCAGGACAGTGAAGCCATGGAGGCACTGGTCGAGTTGATCAACAACTACTTCGACGAGGGGGAGTGAACCCTCAGCACGGCCAGCACGCGTTTCCATCGACCGTCGCCAAGTGCGCCACCCTCCTCCTTGCGCCCGCAGTCTCACGGGCGCTTCAGG is part of the Pseudomonas parafulva genome and harbors:
- the rapZ gene encoding RNase adapter RapZ; this translates as MRLIIVSGRSGSGKSTALDVLEDNGFYCIDNLPAGLLPQLAESALLNTELPQPKVAVSIDARNLPSHLSRFPELLEQARARHIQCDVLYLDADEDTLLKRFSETRRRHPLTNADRSLAEAIRVERDLLGPIADLADLKIDTTRLNLYQLRDSIKLRLLDKPEPGTAFLVESFGFKRGMPVDADLVFDVRCLPNPYWKPELRGHSGLEQPVIDYLAAQPDVEEMFTDISSYLLKWLPRFAASNRAYVTIAIGCTGGHHRSVYLTERLGQLLQQSLKNVQVRHRDL
- a CDS encoding HPr family phosphocarrier protein — protein: MPAREITIINKLGLHARAAAKFVGVAGRFPCQVKVGRAPDKLVDGKSIMGVMMLAAGKGTQVYLHTEGEQDSEAMEALVELINNYFDEGE